From the Oryza glaberrima chromosome 5, OglaRS2, whole genome shotgun sequence genome, one window contains:
- the LOC127772743 gene encoding probable serine/threonine-protein kinase PBL7 — MADAWAASPPSPTAPSPFAADDLVDARLAPWPPFAPWPAPGQLHHNRRGGGHPNPLFTILPASALAIGVVLLVAVVVILVMTRRWKPGTVDGAGGASCNGDKPGGAPASSCGSSVRGYNNSRYYAAAAAGCIYGGRLGFSVQPRNRGAQVFTYRELESATDGFSECNVVGRGAYGVVFRGRLGDGTTAAIKRLKMDGRREGEREFRIEVDLLSRMHSPYLVGLLGYCADQSHRLLVFEFMPNGSLKSHLHRRALAPAEQPPPLDWQTRLGIALDCARALEFLHEHSSPAVIHRDFKCSNILLDHNYRARVSDFGMAKLGSNKANGQVTTRVLGTTGYLAPEYASTGKLTTKSDVYSYGVVLLELLTGRVPVDTKRPPGQHVLVSWALPRLTNREKLVQMVDPALIGQFSLKDLVQVAAITAMCIQTKADYRPLMTDVVQSLIPIVKSPLMSCTSTPLRPAHGHHHVVYMSPSRGSSNGGALETRCVMHGLD; from the exons atgGCGGATGCTTGGGCGGCGTCCCCTCCATCTCCTACGGCTCCTTCGCCTTTCGCCGCGGACGACCTCGTCGACGCGCGGctcgcgccgtggccgccgttcGCCCCGTGGCCGGCGCCCGGGCAGCTCCACCAcaaccgccgcggcggcgggcacccGAACCCGCTCTTCACCATCCTGCCGGCCTCGGCGCTGGCAATAGGGGTCGTGCTGCTTGTCGCCGTGGTCGTCATCCTGGTGATGACGCGTCGGTGGAAGCCCGGGACggtggacggcgccggcggcgccagctGCAACGGCGACAAGCCTGGCGGCGCCCCCGCGTCCAGCTGCGGCAGCAGCGTCCGCGGCTACAACAACTCCAGGtactacgccgccgccgccgccg GGTGCATATATGGCGGAAGGCTGGGTTTCTCGGTGCAGCCGCGGAACCGCGGCGCGCAAGTGTTCACGTACCGGGAGCTGGAGAGCGCGACGGACGGGTTCAGCGAGTGCAACGTGGTGGGCCGCGGCGCGTACGGCGTGGTCTTCCGCGGCCGGCTCGGCGACGGCACCACGGCCGCCATCAAGCGGCTCAAGATGGACGGCCGGCGCGAGGGCGAGCGCGAGTTCCGCATCGAG GTCGACCTGCTGAGCCGGATGCACTCACCGTACCTGGTGGGGTTGCTGGGCTACTGCGCCGACCAGAGCCACCGTCTGCTGGTGTTCGAGTTCATGCCCAACGGCAGCCTCAAGAGCCACCTCCACCGGCGCGCGCTGGCGCCggcggagcagccgccgccgctggactGGCAGACGCGGCTGGGCATCGCGCTGGACTGCGCCCGCGCGCTGGAGTTCCTCCACGAGCACAGCTCCCCCGCCGTGATCCACCGCGACTTCAAGTGCagcaacatcctcctcgaccaCAACTACCGCGCCCGCGTCTCCGACTTCGGCATGGCCAAGCTCGGCTCCAACAAGGCCAATGGCCAGGTCACCACCCGCGTCCTCGGCACCACCGGCTACCTCGCCCCAGA GTACGCGTCGACGGGGAAGCTGACGACAAAGTCGGACGTGTACAGCTACGGCGTCGTGCTCCTCGAGCTGCTCACTGGGCGGGTGCCCGTCGACACGAAGCGGCCGCCGGGACAGCACGTACTCGTCTCGTGG GCCCTTCCGCGGCTGACGAACCGCGAGAAGCTCGTGCAGATGGTGGATCCTGCCCTGATAGGCCAGTTCTCCCTCAAAGATCTGGTCCAG GTGGCCGCCATCACGGCGATGTGCATACAGACGAAGGCGGACTACCGGCCGCTGATGACGGACGTGGTGCAGTCGCTGATCCCCATCGTGAAGAGCCCACTCATGTCCTGCACCTCCACGCCGCTGAGGCCCGCGCACGGGCACCACCACGTCGTCTACATGAGCCCGAGCAGGGGCTCTTCCAACGGCGGTGCCCTGGAAACGCGATGCGTCATGCACGGCTTGGATTGA